The nucleotide sequence CTGGCGTTCCCGCGGGCTGGCGCTTATTATCCCGCCGAGCCTGGCCCACCCCCGATATGGCATTATTGAGCACGGGACCAGTTCGCCAGTACCCATTGACCATGCTCATCTGCCAGATTTCCTCAATGCGATCCACATCGCGTCCCATAACAAAAGGCTTGAGATGTTTTTCAATAGCCGTACGCACCGCGTGAAATCGCTGCGTAAATGTCGCACAACCCAACCCGTAAAGCCCGGGTTCCGACGTAATAACTTTGACAATAACGAGCCGCGAACCCGCAGGCTGCGTCACAATAGTTTTGACATCTTTAATGGTTACAATTTCTGACATGTTTATTCCAATCTTTTACATTCCTTCGGGCAACGCGAGATCAAAGCGCTGCGCGGCTTTGCGGAGTTTTTCCGCCGTACCCGCTGGAATGGGAATACCTTCGACAGACCGTTCGGCAAGGGTGCGATTTTCGGGCTCGCCGGGCATGAGGATATCGTCAAAACCATCTGCTCTGGGCAGTGCTTTGAGTTCATCGATCAAATTATCAACGTGGTCTTTGTAATCATCCACATCGACAAAAAAGGAAATATCAATCGCAGCGACAATGCCGTTTTGCTTTTTTAAACTCTCGCCCCCGCGCAATACGGGAACGAGCAGAGGATTATCGACCATCAAACTGGACAAACACTGAAAAATAAGGGCAAGACCCGATCCCTTGGGGCCACCTGCCGGACGCAAG is from Gemmatimonadota bacterium and encodes:
- a CDS encoding starvation-sensing protein RspA, yielding MSEIVTIKDVKTIVTQPAGSRLVIVKVITSEPGLYGLGCATFTQRFHAVRTAIEKHLKPFVMGRDVDRIEEIWQMSMVNGYWRTGPVLNNAISGVGQARRDNKRQPAGTP